Proteins encoded within one genomic window of Pygocentrus nattereri isolate fPygNat1 chromosome 7, fPygNat1.pri, whole genome shotgun sequence:
- the LOC108434051 gene encoding extracellular calcium-sensing receptor-like — protein MESIVTLLHVVMAIISLSSTNGTLCTLQAETEQQKLFKDGDIIIGGIFPFHRGWENTDASYIVKPSPMNCVSLDLRSFQFSQSLIFAIEEINNSSSLLPGVSLGYKVYDTCGSTGMGVKVAMALINGNENSTLNEQCAKPAQVQAIIGEAHSSISMAIAKSVGPFSIPMISPYSTCECLSDKRKYPSFLRTIPSDYYQSRAMAEMVKQFGWTWVGAIRRDDDYGNSGMAAFTEAAEQLGVCLEYSLPFFTTYSREKVLRIIQQIKSSTSRVIVIFVPDWDLEMLLNVFYEHNITGYQWVGTEAWISDSTVARLDKHKILQGAIGLAIPKTTVTGLKEFILDINPLKSAGRDIFTEFWETLFKCKYSAQNDSKEQSVCTGQEKLSEMENEFTDMTLMPIFSNIYKGVYAVAHTLHSLFGCTQTCPTKKQPDPFTVLEHLKRVRFKTKEGEEVYFDKNGDPVAKYEIINWQTVEDQHEFVTVGLYDSSFPAHSRLSVKMASIVWAQNTNQVPVSVCSESCPPGTRKAVQKGKPICCFDCIPCAEGEISNMTDLIKCERCYQDFWSNPHRTECIKKEIEFLSYEETMGILLTAVSITGTFMTIIIAIIFFKFKNTPIVKANNSELSFLLLFSLALCFLCSLTFIGQPSEWSCVLRHTAFGITFVLCISCVLGKTIVVLMAFRATLPGSNVMKWFGPLQQRLSVLAFTLIQVLICILWLTTSPPFPFKNIKHYKEKIILECQLGSAVGFWAVLGYIGLLALLCFVLAFLARKLPDNFNEAKFITFSMLIFCAVWITFIPAYVSSPGKFTVAVEIFAILASSFGLLFCIFLPKCYIIILKPEKNTKKQMMSKVPVK, from the exons ATGGAGTCTATTGTTACTCTCTTGCATGTAGTAATGGCCATCATCAGTTTGTCCAGTACAAATGGGACTTTGTGTACCCTGCAAGCAGAGACTGAACAACAGAAACTTTTTAAGGATGGTGATATCATAATTGGAGGGATTTTCCCCTTTCATAGGGGTTGGGAAAACACAGATGCGTCCTATATTGTGAAACCATCACCAATGAACTGTGTGAG TCTTGATCTCAGATCTTTCCAGTTTTCACAGTCCTTGATCTTTGCAATAGAAGAGATCAACAACAGCTCCTCTTTACTCCCTGGTGTCTCACTGGGTTACAAGGTCTATGACACGTGCGGTTCAACGGGTATGGGCGTTAAAGTGGCTATGGCACTTATTAATGGAAATGAGAACTCAACCTTGAATGAGCAATGTGCAAAGCCAGCACAGGTGCAAGCCATAATTGGTGAGGCACACTCATCGATATCAATGGCTATTGCAAAGAGTGttggacctttcagcattccCATG ATCAGTCCTTATTCCACCTGTGAGTGTCTCAGTGACAAAAGGAAATATCCCTCATTTCTGCGCACTATTCCCAGTGATTACTACCAGAGCAGAGCAATGGCAGAGATGGTCAAGCAGTTTGGCTGGACCTGGGTGGGCGCAATAAGAAGAGATGATGATTATGGTAATAGTGGAATGGCTGCATTCACTGAAGCTGCAGAACAGCTGGGCGTTTGTTTAGAATATTCACTTCCATTTTTTACAACCTACTCACGAGAaaaagtgctgagaataatccagcAGATCAAAAGCTCTACTTCTCGAGTGATTGTAATATTTGTCCCTGATTGGGACTTGGAGATGTTGCTGAATGTATTTTATGAGCACAACATTACTGGATACCAGTGGGTGGGAACTGAAGCTTGGATCTCTGATTCAACTGTAGCCAGACTGGATAAGCACAAAATACTGCAAGGAGCCATCGGGCTAGCAATACCCAAAACAACAGTGACGGGTCTGAAGGAATTCATACTGGATATAAATCCACTGAAATCTGCAGGCAGAGACATTTTTACTGAATTCTGGGAGACTTTGTTTAAGTGCAAATATTCAGCGCAGAATGACTCTAAAGAACAATCCGTGTGCACAGGCCAAGAGAAACTGTCTGAAATGGAAAATGAATTCACAGACATGACCCTGATGCCCATATTCAGTAATATATATAAAGGAGTGTATGCTGTAGCCCATACTCTACACAGCCTTTTTGGGTGCACACAAACATGTCCTACAAAGAAGCAGCCTGATCCTTTCACT GTTCTAGAACATCTGAAAAGAGTGCGCTTCAAAACTAAGGAAGGCGAAGAagtttattttgataaaaatggTGACCCTGTggcaaaatatgaaataataaactggcaaacTGTTGAAGATCAACATGAGTTCGTCACTGTAGGACTTTATGACTCTTCTTTCCCTGCTCACAGTCGATTATCAGTAAAAATGGCCTCTATTGTATGGGCACAAAATACAAATCAG GTGccagtgtctgtgtgcagtgagagctgcCCTCCAGGCACCaggaaggctgtgcagaaaggaaagcctATCTGCTGCTTTGACTGTATACCATGTGCTGAAGGAGAGATCAGTAATATGACAG ACCTGATTAAATGTGAACGATGCTACCAGGACTTCTGGTCAAATCCACACAGGACTGAATgtataaagaaagaaattgaaTTCTTGTCATATGAGGAAACGATGGGAATTCTGCTAACAGCTGTTTCAATTACTGGTACAtttatgacaataataatagccattatattttttaaatttaaaaatacccCAATAGTCAAGGCCAACAACTCAGAGCTGAGTTTTTTATTACtcttctctctggctctgtgtttcctctgctcACTTACTTTCATTGGTCAGCCCTCTGAGTGGTCCTGTGTGTTACGTCACACAGCGTTTGGGATCACCttcgtcctctgcatctcctgtgttctggggaaaacaatagtggtgttaatggccttcagagctacacttccaggcagtaatgtcatgaaatggtttgggcctctacagcagagactcagtgttCTTGCTTTCACTCTCATACAGGTCCTTATTTGCATTCTTTGGTTAACAACATCTCCTCCTTTCCCCTTCAAAAATATAAAGCACTACAAGGAAAAGATCATTCTAGAATGTCAGTTAGGTTCAGCAGtaggtttctgggctgtgctgggttaTATTGGACTTTTGGctcttctgtgttttgttttagctTTTTTGGCTCGAAAGCTGCCTGACAActttaatgaagccaagttcatcacattcagcatgctcatattctgtgcagtATGGATCACCTTCATcccagcttatgtcagctctcctggaaagttcactgtagctgtggaGATATTTGCCATTTTGGCCTCAAGCTTTGGTTTGCTGTTCTGCATCTTTCTCCCAAAGTGTTATATAATCATACTAAAACCAGAAAAGAATACTAAAAAACAAATGATGAGTAAAGTGCCAGTTAAGTAA